One genomic window of Acidobacteriota bacterium includes the following:
- the ftsZ gene encoding cell division protein FtsZ, whose translation MTQELKPRILVFGVGGAGGNAVNNMIEANLQGVEFIVANTDAQALSRSRADNHLQLGLGTTAGLGAGARPEVGAKAAEESIDEIRARLEGAHMVFIAAGMGGGTGTGAAPIIARTAQEMGILTIAVITKPFGFEGAHRMRLAEEGLAKIRGHVDTMIVVPNQNLFRIANDKTTFADAFRMADDVLYSGVRGITDLIVMPGLINLDFADVSAIMRGMGTALMGMGEASGEARALEAAKRAIDNPLLDDVTIKGAKGVLVNITGGYDMTLFELDEAANEIRREVDPNANIILGSAFDASLEGRIRVSVVAAGLDAASRRLPAAQPITPAAIAAAAAQPVAEPEDIAEEPEDELAVSEEQEVDAYSDDYDVTGRPRIVTPPRTPAAPAPAVFSERTDEPAPDRSAREGAPAASGFANLFGWRRPAPQGQNDAGPTPRSTASAPIISSPDDHPEPAAFDDADLEIPAFLRRSANH comes from the coding sequence ATGACCCAGGAACTTAAGCCGCGGATCCTCGTGTTCGGCGTGGGCGGCGCGGGCGGCAATGCCGTCAACAACATGATCGAAGCCAACTTGCAGGGCGTCGAGTTCATCGTGGCCAATACGGATGCTCAGGCGTTGTCGCGGTCGCGCGCCGACAACCACCTGCAACTTGGCCTTGGCACCACTGCCGGCCTCGGCGCAGGCGCCCGCCCGGAAGTCGGCGCGAAAGCCGCCGAAGAATCGATCGACGAGATCCGCGCCCGGCTCGAAGGCGCGCACATGGTGTTCATCGCCGCCGGCATGGGCGGCGGCACCGGCACGGGTGCGGCGCCGATCATCGCGCGCACCGCCCAGGAAATGGGCATCCTGACGATCGCGGTCATCACCAAGCCGTTCGGCTTCGAAGGCGCGCACCGCATGCGCCTCGCCGAGGAAGGCCTCGCCAAGATCCGCGGCCATGTCGACACGATGATCGTCGTGCCGAACCAGAACCTGTTCCGCATCGCGAATGACAAGACGACGTTCGCCGACGCCTTCCGCATGGCCGATGACGTGCTCTATTCCGGCGTGCGTGGGATCACCGACCTGATCGTCATGCCGGGCCTGATCAACCTCGACTTCGCCGACGTCAGCGCCATCATGCGCGGCATGGGCACCGCACTGATGGGCATGGGCGAGGCATCCGGCGAAGCACGCGCGCTGGAAGCCGCCAAACGCGCCATCGACAACCCGTTGCTCGACGATGTCACGATCAAGGGCGCCAAGGGCGTGCTCGTGAACATCACCGGCGGCTACGACATGACCTTGTTCGAACTCGACGAAGCAGCGAACGAGATCCGCCGCGAAGTCGACCCGAACGCCAACATCATCCTGGGCTCGGCCTTCGACGCGAGCCTGGAAGGCCGTATCCGCGTCTCGGTGGTTGCAGCAGGCCTCGACGCCGCCTCTCGCCGCTTGCCGGCCGCCCAGCCGATCACCCCGGCCGCGATCGCGGCAGCCGCTGCGCAGCCCGTTGCCGAGCCTGAAGACATTGCCGAAGAACCGGAAGACGAACTCGCCGTCAGCGAAGAACAGGAGGTCGATGCCTATTCGGACGACTACGACGTCACCGGCCGCCCCCGCATCGTGACACCGCCCCGGACGCCGGCGGCACCTGCGCCGGCCGTCTTCTCCGAACGCACTGATGAGCCTGCGCCGGACCGTTCCGCACGTGAGGGCGCCCCGGCCGCGTCGGGTTTTGCGAACCTGTTCGGCTGGCGCCGCCCCGCCCCTCAAGGCCAGAACGACGCTGGCCCGACACCGCGCAGTACAGCGTCGGCGCCGATCATTTCCTCGCCGGACGATCATCCCGAACCGGCGGCTTTCGACGACGCCGATCTGGAAATCCCCGCCTTCCTTCGCCGGTCGGCCAATCATTAG
- the ftsA gene encoding cell division protein FtsA, translated as MSELSAKRLARLNGRPSGAVAALDIGCSKTTCLIARPDTDNPRRMAILGGGRQQTRGFSGGNITDMEGLERSIRLAVEDAEREAGEPITEVILGITGPKLTSRLVSATIDIGERAITAKDVRRLHGQVLARAAQSQSSRQDEILSAWPVVYTIDRAAGRVRQPVGMIAGSLSVKMSIVSAPRAIVKNLVECVGRAHLGVRQLVPSAIASGAGTLIEDEIENGAVCIDLGSGVTAVSVYLHGSPAWLGLVPAGGTHVTADIAQGIGTTFAAAERLKNVYGTADLDGPGLAERIEAPRLGDDGRLHASRIERAEIARIIAPRIEEIFELTQAALARSDVKSVLPQRVVLTGGASQLPGVREVAARVLGAPIRLGRPVLAETLGEQLATPAFSTASGLLLYPELGFTDAARAGVSSLEAEAGGGRGWMNTVLYWLKENF; from the coding sequence ATGTCCGAACTCTCCGCCAAGCGCCTTGCCCGCCTCAACGGCCGCCCGAGCGGCGCCGTGGCCGCGCTGGATATCGGATGTTCGAAGACCACATGCCTGATCGCCCGTCCGGATACGGACAATCCGAGACGCATGGCAATCCTCGGCGGCGGCCGCCAGCAGACGCGCGGCTTCTCGGGCGGCAACATTACCGACATGGAGGGCCTCGAGCGCTCGATCCGGCTCGCGGTTGAAGACGCCGAGCGTGAAGCAGGCGAGCCGATCACCGAAGTCATTCTCGGCATCACCGGCCCCAAACTGACCTCGCGCCTCGTCTCAGCGACCATCGACATCGGTGAGCGGGCGATAACCGCCAAGGACGTTCGCCGCCTGCACGGACAGGTACTGGCCCGCGCCGCACAATCGCAATCCAGCCGTCAGGACGAAATCCTCTCCGCATGGCCGGTGGTCTACACGATCGACCGCGCGGCCGGGCGCGTGCGCCAGCCTGTCGGCATGATCGCCGGCTCGCTCAGCGTGAAGATGTCGATCGTCTCGGCGCCGCGCGCGATCGTCAAGAACCTGGTGGAATGCGTCGGCCGTGCGCATCTCGGTGTGCGCCAGCTCGTGCCATCGGCAATCGCCAGCGGCGCCGGAACGCTTATCGAGGATGAGATCGAAAACGGCGCCGTCTGCATCGATCTCGGCTCGGGCGTCACCGCCGTCTCGGTCTACCTGCATGGCTCTCCGGCCTGGCTCGGCCTCGTTCCCGCGGGCGGCACCCACGTCACCGCCGACATCGCCCAGGGCATCGGCACGACCTTTGCGGCTGCTGAACGGCTGAAGAACGTCTACGGCACGGCAGACCTCGACGGCCCCGGGCTGGCCGAGCGAATCGAAGCGCCGCGTCTTGGCGATGACGGACGCCTGCATGCCTCGCGCATCGAGCGCGCCGAAATTGCCCGCATCATTGCCCCCCGCATCGAGGAAATCTTCGAGCTGACGCAGGCTGCCCTGGCCCGCAGCGACGTCAAATCGGTGCTTCCGCAACGCGTCGTGCTGACGGGCGGCGCCAGCCAGCTCCCCGGCGTGCGCGAAGTTGCGGCCCGCGTGCTCGGCGCACCCATCCGCCTCGGCCGGCCGGTGCTTGCCGAAACTTTAGGCGAGCAGCTGGCAACACCAGCTTTTTCAACGGCTTCCGGCCTGCTACTGTACCCGGAATTGGGGTTCACAGACGCCGCGCGGGCTGGCGTGTCGTCATTGGAAGCAGAAGCCGGAGGTGGTCGCGGCTGGATGAACACGGTGCTGTACTGGCTGAAGGAAAATTTCTGA
- a CDS encoding cell division protein FtsQ/DivIB yields the protein MIDETTGEEVRVSSVIFGVVMLVAILVATAAWMGGSMSQIGQRFGGFMDDGARLVGIDVKDVSVLGLADNPALAEEVRAAAMIEPGENMFRADPHLIKSRVEGTHKVLNVRVHRLWPGQIVIFADAADPVALWHDGRQWQVVDGLGRILPGARPEDHPGLLRLAGQGAPEAAPQLTAALAAAPDINGRVAVATRIGDRRWDMRFINGMTVRLPEDTALEPAIARLAKLQVRTALTQRPIQTIDLRSSGGRVYLRLADAPAPAASPSESREAAERT from the coding sequence TTGATCGATGAAACAACGGGCGAAGAAGTCCGCGTATCTTCGGTGATCTTCGGCGTCGTGATGCTGGTCGCCATCCTGGTCGCAACGGCCGCCTGGATGGGTGGGTCGATGTCGCAGATCGGCCAGCGCTTTGGCGGTTTCATGGATGACGGCGCGCGCCTGGTCGGTATCGATGTGAAGGACGTCTCGGTGCTTGGGCTCGCCGACAATCCGGCGCTTGCCGAAGAAGTGCGGGCCGCGGCAATGATCGAACCCGGCGAGAACATGTTCCGCGCCGATCCGCACCTGATCAAGAGCCGTGTTGAAGGCACCCACAAGGTCCTGAACGTGCGTGTGCATCGTCTCTGGCCAGGCCAGATCGTGATCTTTGCCGATGCGGCCGACCCGGTTGCGCTCTGGCATGACGGCCGCCAGTGGCAGGTGGTAGATGGCCTCGGGCGTATCCTGCCGGGCGCACGCCCCGAAGACCATCCGGGCCTGCTGCGTCTCGCCGGGCAAGGCGCACCGGAAGCCGCTCCGCAGCTCACCGCCGCACTCGCAGCGGCACCCGACATCAATGGCCGCGTGGCTGTCGCGACCCGCATTGGCGACCGCCGTTGGGACATGCGCTTCATCAACGGCATGACCGTTCGCCTGCCCGAAGACACCGCCCTGGAGCCCGCGATTGCGCGGCTCGCCAAATTGCAGGTGCGCACCGCGCTCACCCAGCGCCCGATCCAGACGATAGACCTACGCAGCAGCGGCGGCCGCGTCTACCTTCGCCTTGCCGACGCCCCGGCACCGGCCGCCTCCCCTTCTGAAAGCCGCGAGGCTGCCGAGAGAACCTGA
- a CDS encoding D-alanine--D-alanine ligase: MKRVAVIYGGWSSERPVSLSSGRQMAEAARTAGYDVTEIDATRELARQLTDARPDAVLNGLHGPWGEDGSVQGLLEIMGLPYSHSGVLASALAMDKLKSKAVYRQAGLDVAADKRVTRAEAAAAHALKPPYVIKPVNEGSSFGVLIVREGTNSPPQELTGEGWRYGDYLMAEEYIPGRELTVAVLGDRALAVTEITTLRDYYDFDAKYAAGGSQHVIPANLPAHVTQAAMDASLKAHLALGCRGATRSDFRYDEKKDRLVILETNTQPGMTPTSLVPEQAAHVGMSFVELVAWMIEDASCQR, encoded by the coding sequence ATGAAGCGGGTAGCGGTAATCTATGGCGGCTGGTCGTCCGAGCGCCCGGTGTCCTTGTCCTCCGGCCGGCAGATGGCCGAAGCCGCCCGGACTGCCGGATACGACGTCACCGAGATTGACGCGACGCGCGAACTTGCACGCCAGCTGACAGACGCCCGGCCCGACGCGGTTTTGAACGGCTTACATGGCCCCTGGGGAGAAGACGGCTCGGTCCAGGGCCTGCTGGAAATCATGGGCCTGCCCTATTCCCACTCCGGCGTGCTGGCGTCGGCTTTGGCGATGGACAAGCTGAAGTCAAAGGCCGTCTACCGCCAGGCCGGCCTCGATGTCGCCGCCGACAAGCGGGTCACGCGGGCCGAAGCGGCAGCAGCGCATGCCTTGAAACCACCCTATGTGATCAAGCCGGTCAACGAAGGGTCCAGTTTCGGCGTGCTGATCGTGCGCGAAGGCACCAACAGTCCGCCGCAGGAACTCACCGGCGAAGGCTGGCGCTACGGCGACTACCTGATGGCCGAAGAATACATTCCGGGCCGCGAACTCACCGTTGCTGTGCTTGGCGACCGCGCCCTCGCCGTGACCGAGATCACGACCTTAAGGGACTATTACGATTTCGATGCAAAATACGCGGCTGGTGGATCGCAGCATGTGATCCCCGCGAATTTGCCGGCGCACGTGACCCAGGCAGCGATGGACGCATCGCTGAAGGCGCACCTCGCCCTTGGCTGCCGCGGGGCGACGCGCTCGGACTTCCGATACGATGAAAAGAAGGACCGGCTCGTGATCCTCGAAACCAACACCCAGCCCGGCATGACGCCGACCTCGCTCGTACCCGAGCAGGCCGCCCATGTGGGCATGAGTTTCGTGGAACTCGTCGCCTGGATGATCGAGGACGCCTCATGCCAAAGATAG